A single window of Sphingobacteriales bacterium DNA harbors:
- a CDS encoding IS630 family transposase: MPNIRRCLTAKGVKPIVAYQHRFQNFYLFGAYSPINGDNLTLEMPYCNTVCFQIFIDKLSVQKPEEFKIILLDNGAFHHSRQLVIPKNIHLLFIPPYSPELNPAEMIWRFIKGKTANIICKDLEELSAKVTDIINDMSNVIIQSITGWKLFTNCAF; the protein is encoded by the coding sequence TTGCCCAATATAAGACGATGCCTTACCGCAAAGGGCGTAAAACCCATCGTAGCTTACCAACATCGCTTCCAAAACTTCTATCTCTTTGGTGCCTATTCCCCCATCAACGGAGACAATCTTACCTTAGAAATGCCTTACTGTAATACGGTCTGCTTTCAAATATTTATAGATAAACTCTCCGTACAAAAGCCTGAAGAATTCAAGATAATTCTACTTGACAATGGTGCTTTTCACCACAGCCGACAATTGGTAATTCCTAAAAATATTCATCTGTTGTTTATTCCTCCTTACTCTCCCGAATTAAACCCCGCAGAGATGATATGGCGATTCATCAAGGGCAAAACTGCTAACATTATTTGCAAAGATCTGGAAGAACTCTCCGCCAAAGTCACTGATATTATCAACGATATGAGTAACGTTATCATTCAATCCATTACAGGTTGGAAACTTTTTACAAACTGTGCCTTTTAG
- a CDS encoding T9SS type A sorting domain-containing protein: MRTPGTILCNGGTTLLNVSASGGSGSLEYSINNGGIYSTNSSFSVGAGSYDVVVRDDNGCTYVVGAVVVTEPAALSLSASATAVSCNGGLSTITASATGGTGVLTYTLDGTTSNTTGIFSGVSLGTHTVEVVDANTCSDETTVLVSEPTAIIASAVSGDILCNGGTTTITVSASGGTSPLSYSLDGGASQSSSIFMNVSAGSHEIRVSDANGCYTDILLDITEPSALSASANTGTILCNGGTTLLNVSASGGSGSLEYSINNGGIYSTNSSFSVGAGSYDVVVRDDNGCTYVVGAVVVTEPAALSLSASATAVSCNGGLSTITASATGGTGVLTYTLDGTTSNTTGIFSGVSLGTHTVEVVDANACSDDIVVLVSEPTAIIASAVSGVILCNGATTTITVSASGGTSPLSYSLDGGAPQSSSIFMNVSAGSHQIRVSDANGCYTDILLDITEPSALSARANTGTILCNGGTTLLNVSASGGSGSLEYSINNGGIYSTNSSFSVGAGSYDVVVRDSNGCTYVVGAVVVTEPALLSLSASATAVSCNGGTSTITASATGGTGVLTYTLDGTTSNTTGIFADITAGTHLVEVVDANSCSDQITVNITQNSDLAVDVVFSPIACNGGFSIVSIAATGGDGSYAYYLDGVVGSFVFSNVVAGTHTIQVQDGQGCTASQTINITEPSALNIISDVMPIACYGGSTTVTVSVSGGTGTLSITLDGVSGNGIFSGITAGTHSIVVTDENGCTTNATVDITEPIQLIASASAAAVSCNGGTTTIVVVASGGTGSYEYSLDGGTFQSSNSFANISAGTYTVEVRDVNGCLATDDIIITEPSALVASAVEGSVDCNGGTTTVTVSATGGTAPYSGTGTFTVSAGAYSYTVTDANGCTSTVSGTITQPSALVASAVEGSVDCNGGTTTVTVSATGGTAPYSGTGTFTVSAGAYSYTVTDANGCTSTISGTITQPSGVTASAISGTIACYGGTTTITASASGGTAPYQYSLDGGTYQLSNQFFGVEAANHVVTVQDANGCESADFNITVTEPALLTVDATVAATITCSQTTVQLTATPSAAVTSYSWVASNGGNIVSGANTATPLVNAAGTYAVTVTNANGCSDTDAVQVQASLAQPGAVADVNAQITCTNATVTLSGSSSTIGVTYSWTGPNGFTSAAQNPSVSVAGTYTLTVTNPTNGCSSTDAVTVTQDLTAPAAVIDGISEICEGETVTLSVDAAQDAEIVWSTGETTSSIAVQPTETTTYTVSVTAANGCVSEGEFTITVNENDGPLYFDIPDYCAGTPAPAPVGFGFEEGGIYWLDPAVNDGAYIDPVTGIIYNGVAGTTYGVSYDTPVPCQEGYHAFVNVLDCGQECANVVAGDLNDLVLCNLADGTPDLPTSGVITLTGGQAGGIWSISPQTAAFNPSTGIFNAAGMNAGVYMITYVVINPDLPGQVCPDAIATATVTVLNCTSGGGDECPLVTVDATPGNCQASGTNGSISGHIWYDNNQNQIQDANEANAANIMVELYNTATNTLVSVVATGNNGNYVFSNLPAGQYDVNIVSGAETTIDQTMSPVTIGSASSYDLQVVVNTDDITSGSFMVLLNGANSGIYNYSTTGTQTIITIPNLPAGAGSAVVQIVDNNGNSCSVSDTYMLPNNCQSGPVSVNLLTGLYEAVTPCIFTVVYTTECVDKINNAYTAYKVTITINGVANASYTIALPGNTTATVTADANGVAVYSSDQIYPLGITQFVVTENSEGCSQTLEVEESCTAVTALELLRFWGEVLEPGNELYWITATETNNDYFILERSVDGINFEAIGNIDAVGDSQVSSSYQFLDKQAPLGISYYRLRAVDIFGVNEIVSTIVALTRDKAAEGIVNVGPIPTHDQIFIDYISNQENTLEIRVVDVIGRVLQTLQVQASVGVNQWNIDMSAMSAGVYFIGIHDGTRAEQVVRVVKD; this comes from the coding sequence GTGCGAACACCAGGCACGATATTGTGTAATGGTGGCACGACCTTGTTGAATGTATCGGCGAGTGGTGGCAGTGGCAGTTTGGAATACTCCATCAACAATGGCGGCATTTACAGCACGAACAGCAGTTTCAGTGTAGGTGCGGGCAGCTATGATGTAGTAGTACGTGATGATAATGGTTGTACTTATGTAGTAGGAGCAGTGGTAGTGACCGAACCTGCGGCATTGAGCTTGTCAGCGAGTGCGACAGCAGTAAGTTGTAACGGCGGCTTGAGCACGATTACAGCGAGTGCTACAGGCGGCACGGGTGTATTGACCTATACCTTAGATGGCACCACCTCCAATACTACGGGCATATTCAGTGGAGTGAGTTTGGGTACGCACACGGTAGAAGTAGTAGATGCGAATACTTGCAGCGACGAAACTACGGTATTGGTGAGCGAACCTACAGCAATAATAGCGAGTGCAGTATCGGGCGATATTTTGTGTAACGGTGGCACTACGACAATTACAGTAAGTGCAAGCGGCGGCACCAGTCCTTTGAGTTACAGTTTAGATGGCGGCGCATCACAAAGCAGTTCAATATTTATGAATGTAAGTGCAGGCAGCCATGAGATACGCGTGAGCGATGCAAACGGATGCTACACAGATATTTTGTTGGACATCACAGAACCATCTGCTTTGTCAGCGAGTGCGAACACCGGCACGATATTGTGTAATGGTGGCACGACCTTGTTGAATGTATCGGCGAGTGGTGGCAGTGGCAGTTTGGAATACTCCATCAACAATGGCGGCATTTACAGCACGAACAGCAGTTTCAGTGTAGGTGCGGGCAGCTATGATGTAGTAGTACGTGATGATAATGGTTGTACTTATGTAGTAGGAGCAGTGGTAGTGACCGAACCTGCGGCATTGAGCTTGTCAGCGAGTGCGACAGCAGTAAGTTGTAACGGCGGCTTGAGCACGATTACAGCGAGTGCTACAGGCGGCACGGGTGTATTGACCTATACCTTAGATGGCACCACCTCCAATACTACGGGCATATTCAGTGGAGTGAGTTTGGGTACGCACACGGTAGAAGTAGTAGATGCGAATGCTTGCAGCGACGACATTGTGGTATTGGTGAGCGAACCTACGGCAATAATAGCGAGTGCAGTATCAGGGGTTATTTTGTGTAACGGCGCGACTACGACAATTACCGTAAGTGCCAGCGGAGGTACTAGTCCGTTGAGTTACAGTTTAGATGGCGGCGCACCACAAAGCAGTTCAATATTTATGAATGTGAGTGCAGGCAGTCATCAGATACGGGTGAGCGATGCAAACGGATGCTACACAGATATTTTGTTGGACATCACAGAACCATCTGCTTTGTCAGCGCGTGCGAACACCGGCACGATATTGTGTAATGGTGGCACGACCTTGTTGAATGTATCGGCGAGTGGTGGCAGTGGCAGTTTGGAATACTCCATCAACAATGGCGGCATTTACAGCACGAACAGCAGTTTCAGTGTAGGTGCGGGCAGCTATGATGTAGTAGTACGTGATAGCAATGGTTGTACTTATGTAGTAGGCGCAGTGGTAGTGACCGAACCTGCGTTATTGAGCTTGTCAGCAAGTGCGACAGCAGTAAGTTGTAATGGTGGCACCAGCACGATTACAGCGAGTGCGACAGGCGGCACAGGTGTTTTGACCTATACATTAGACGGTACCACCTCCAACACTACGGGCATATTTGCTGATATAACAGCTGGTACACACCTTGTAGAAGTAGTAGATGCTAATAGCTGTTCTGATCAAATTACTGTAAATATTACTCAAAATAGCGATTTGGCTGTTGATGTAGTATTTAGCCCTATTGCTTGCAATGGTGGTTTCAGTATTGTTAGCATTGCTGCTACAGGTGGAGACGGTAGCTATGCTTACTATTTAGATGGCGTTGTCGGTAGCTTTGTTTTCTCTAATGTTGTTGCCGGAACTCACACTATTCAAGTACAAGATGGGCAAGGATGTACAGCATCTCAAACTATTAATATTACAGAACCTTCTGCTTTGAATATTATTTCCGATGTAATGCCAATTGCTTGTTATGGTGGTTCTACTACCGTTACAGTAAGTGTAAGTGGTGGAACAGGAACTTTATCTATTACACTTGACGGTGTTTCAGGTAATGGCATATTCAGTGGTATTACAGCGGGAACTCATAGTATTGTAGTAACTGATGAAAATGGATGTACAACTAATGCTACTGTTGATATTACAGAACCCATACAGTTAATTGCATCTGCTTCAGCAGCAGCGGTTTCTTGTAATGGCGGCACTACTACAATTGTGGTAGTAGCGAGTGGAGGAACAGGTAGTTATGAATACAGCTTGGATGGTGGTACTTTCCAATCATCTAATAGTTTTGCCAATATAAGTGCAGGAACTTATACGGTTGAAGTACGCGATGTAAATGGCTGTTTAGCTACAGATGATATAATAATTACAGAACCAAGTGCCTTAGTAGCATCTGCGGTTGAAGGTAGTGTAGATTGTAATGGCGGCACAACAACAGTAACAGTGAGTGCAACAGGCGGTACAGCACCGTACAGTGGCACAGGCACATTTACAGTAAGTGCAGGCGCATACAGCTATACAGTCACCGATGCCAACGGTTGTACATCAACGGTAAGCGGTACAATTACACAGCCAAGTGCCTTGGTAGCATCTGCGGTTGAAGGTAGTGTAGATTGTAATGGCGGCACAACAACAGTAACAGTGAGTGCAACAGGCGGTACAGCACCGTACAGTGGCACAGGCACATTTACAGTAAGTGCAGGTGCATACAGCTATACAGTCACCGATGCCAACGGATGTACATCAACGATAAGCGGTACAATTACACAGCCAAGCGGTGTAACAGCTTCTGCTATTTCCGGTACTATCGCTTGCTATGGCGGAACTACTACGATCACTGCGAGTGCAAGTGGTGGCACAGCACCTTATCAATATAGTTTAGATGGTGGTACTTATCAATTATCTAACCAATTCTTTGGTGTAGAAGCTGCTAACCACGTTGTAACGGTTCAAGATGCTAATGGTTGTGAATCTGCTGATTTCAACATTACAGTTACTGAACCTGCTTTATTGACAGTAGATGCCACAGTAGCAGCTACTATTACTTGCTCGCAAACAACCGTACAATTAACGGCAACGCCTTCTGCTGCTGTTACTTCTTATAGTTGGGTAGCAAGCAATGGTGGTAATATTGTGAGCGGTGCAAATACAGCAACACCTCTTGTAAATGCGGCGGGAACTTATGCTGTAACAGTGACGAATGCGAATGGTTGTAGCGATACAGATGCCGTACAGGTACAAGCATCGTTGGCACAGCCGGGCGCAGTTGCTGATGTAAATGCTCAAATTACTTGTACCAATGCTACGGTGACATTAAGCGGAAGTTCTTCTACTATAGGTGTTACTTATAGCTGGACAGGTCCTAACGGCTTTACATCTGCGGCTCAAAACCCGAGCGTAAGTGTAGCGGGTACATATACTTTAACGGTGACAAACCCAACTAATGGTTGTTCTTCAACAGATGCAGTGACAGTAACACAAGATCTTACTGCACCAGCAGCTGTTATTGACGGTATATCTGAAATTTGCGAAGGTGAAACAGTTACTTTGAGTGTAGATGCAGCGCAAGATGCTGAAATCGTTTGGAGTACTGGTGAAACTACTAGTTCCATCGCAGTTCAACCCACTGAAACCACTACTTATACTGTAAGCGTAACGGCTGCAAATGGTTGTGTTTCAGAAGGTGAATTTACTATTACTGTAAATGAAAATGATGGTCCTTTGTATTTTGATATTCCTGATTATTGCGCAGGTACACCGGCACCGGCTCCTGTTGGTTTCGGATTTGAAGAAGGCGGTATTTATTGGTTAGATCCTGCTGTTAATGACGGAGCTTATATTGATCCTGTAACCGGTATTATTTATAATGGTGTAGCCGGAACTACTTATGGCGTAAGCTATGATACTCCGGTTCCTTGTCAAGAGGGTTATCACGCTTTTGTAAATGTATTGGATTGCGGACAAGAATGTGCAAACGTAGTAGCAGGTGATTTGAATGACTTAGTGCTTTGTAATCTTGCCGATGGCACACCGGACTTGCCAACTTCAGGTGTAATTACACTTACAGGTGGTCAAGCAGGTGGTATATGGTCTATCAGCCCACAAACGGCAGCGTTTAACCCAAGTACAGGTATATTCAATGCTGCCGGAATGAACGCAGGTGTTTATATGATTACTTATGTAGTAATAAACCCTGATTTGCCGGGTCAAGTATGTCCTGATGCTATTGCTACGGCAACCGTAACTGTGTTGAATTGCACAAGTGGTGGCGGAGATGAATGTCCTTTGGTAACAGTAGATGCTACACCGGGCAATTGTCAAGCCAGCGGTACAAATGGCTCTATCAGCGGTCATATTTGGTATGATAATAATCAAAACCAAATACAAGATGCGAATGAAGCCAATGCAGCCAATATTATGGTAGAATTATACAATACGGCTACAAATACCTTGGTATCTGTAGTAGCTACCGGTAATAATGGTAATTATGTATTCAGCAATTTACCTGCCGGTCAGTATGATGTAAATATTGTAAGCGGTGCAGAAACGACTATTGACCAAACAATGTCGCCTGTAACAATTGGCTCTGCTTCTTCTTATGATTTACAAGTAGTCGTAAATACAGATGATATTACCAGTGGCAGCTTTATGGTATTGCTCAATGGTGCAAACTCCGGTATTTACAATTATAGCACTACAGGTACTCAAACTATCATTACTATTCCTAACTTACCTGCCGGTGCAGGTAGTGCAGTAGTGCAAATTGTGGATAATAATGGTAACTCTTGCAGTGTTTCGGATACTTATATGTTGCCGAACAACTGCCAAAGTGGTCCTGTAAGTGTGAACTTACTCACAGGTTTGTACGAAGCGGTGACACCTTGTATCTTTACAGTTGTATATACTACCGAATGTGTTGATAAAATAAACAATGCCTACACTGCTTATAAAGTAACTATTACTATCAACGGTGTGGCTAACGCTTCTTATACCATCGCATTACCGGGTAATACTACAGCTACTGTAACAGCAGATGCTAACGGTGTAGCCGTTTATTCTTCTGACCAAATTTATCCTTTGGGAATTACTCAGTTTGTAGTTACCGAAAACTCAGAAGGTTGTTCTCAAACTTTAGAGGTTGAAGAGTCTTGTACTGCGGTTACTGCCCTTGAATTGCTTCGTTTCTGGGGTGAAGTATTAGAGCCGGGTAATGAATTGTACTGGATTACTGCAACAGAAACCAATAACGACTACTTTATCTTAGAACGTTCAGTTGATGGTATCAACTTTGAAGCTATCGGCAATATCGATGCCGTTGGTGACTCACAAGTATCCAGCAGCTATCAGTTCTTGGATAAACAAGCTCCGCTTGGTATCAGTTACTATCGTTTGCGTGCCGTAGATATTTTTGGAGTCAATGAAATTGTTTCCACTATCGTGGCACTCACACGCGACAAAGCAGCTGAAGGTATTGTAAATGTAGGTCCTATTCCGACACACGACCAAATATTCATAGACTATATCTCTAATCAAGAAAACACCCTCGAAATTCGCGTTGTAGATGTAATCGGTCGCGTATTGCAGACCTTACAAGTACAGGCAAGTGTTGGTGTAAATCAATGGAATATAGATATGAGTGCTATGTCTGCAGGAGTTTACTTCATCGGTATCCACGATGGAACAAGAGCAGAACAAGTAGTACGCGTAGTGAAAGATTAA